The genomic segment TCTGTGCAACTGACCTTGTCATTCAAATTGGAACAACGCTCAATCATCAAAAGCATAGCCAAAATATCACCCGCGGTGCTGAATAAAAACTTCAGTGAAGAACTTATCTCATGAATTATATATGCTCCATCTAAAACACAAAACTCAGCAAACAACGCTTTTACAAGAGTAAATTGCATGTGTGACCATCACGTACACCAAACTAACaaccataaaaaaatatgaattccATGACATAGTCATTAACGGCTCCTTTGAAACAATAGTCCGAATAAAGGCATAACATATAATTAATGGAGTATAATAATACTTTGCAATAGACCTCAcgagtcaaaaaaaaaacatgaatgcACTTAATGTAGTACTAAATGTTGTAGTATCTATACAACATACTCTGTACTAAACCTCTCTAAATGAGCGAATATAGCAAAACCATATTGCATCTGCAATACCAAACGTGGTAGTAtctattagaagaaaaaaaaattctctcatATTCCTCCACCTTGACTCAATCCAGTGCAAAACATTCACTTCCAAGTAACAAATTCTAAAGAGTATTTGGAAACCATCAGGCTGATACAAATTATGTTGTTGAACTATCCATAACGATTAACTCAAAACGATCTAATAAAATACTATCATAATCTCTCTTCAAAACAACGCGCAGAAAGGCCTAAATATAATAGCACCAATAATAACACCAAGCCAGAAATGGAGACTTTTTTTTCTGATCGACAAATGTAAGTACATAATTCATGCCCAGAGTGGCCCTTACTCGTGGCATGCGTCCTGCAGCATGATTGCAGTGCTCCCCGCGGAACCTAAGTTGCCCAGCATCTGCTGCTGATGAACAGCAGTGCTATTCAATGTGTTCATCATCAGGCCATTCTGCAAGAGCAGGCTATGGTAAACCTCGCCATCCATCTGCCGCTGCTGCTGAAGTTGTTGCTTTGCCGACGCCGGTGCAGCGGCTGGATGTCCATTGCCTTTGTGGTTCATCTGGACGCAGAGGATCTCGGCCTGCGCGAGGGCTAGCTGCACCTGGAGCTGGGAGACCTGCTGCTGGAGGTAGGAGATGGCCCCGACGCAGCCATAGACAGGGTCCCTCATGCGCGCGTTGGCCTCGTACACCAGGCTGCTCACCGCGTCGGCTCTCTGATGAGCAGGCAGCTCCTGGAATCAATGGCCCATGGACGATACGTTAGTTTGATGAGGTATGATGATTGAGGGATGGAACCATAGTCACGTAATTCCCAGGTCAATGAGGTCGAGAAACACGGTACGTTACATGTGAAAGATTTTGATAAGACGGAGACTAGATTGTTACTGCATTCTCGGAACGGGACGACGTTCCCGGGACGAGGAACACGGTATGGTTCTAGGTTCCCGCTGGCTATGGATGGAACCAATAAGAGCAAGCAATCGAATAACCTGCAGCATCTTGCTGACATTGCTGGCGCCAAACACCTTGTGGACGATGGCAAACTTGTGGGGGTCCTCGGGAGGGAAGTAGGGCGCGAACACGCACTCCTGCGTGCACCGCCGCCGGAGCAGTTTGCATGACGCGCACGGCGAGCTGCTCCCAGTCCCGCTTCCGCTCCCGGCCATGGCAACCTCTGTTCTGTTTGCTCACAGGGGTTTGGAGCCAACAGcgaagagatagagagagagagagagagattgcaaaGGGAACGGGGGAGATTGCCGGGTGCAGGGCCTCAGCTTTTATAGAGCCAGAGGAACAAGGCAGGAGGTCTGTCGTAGGTATGGACGCTGGAGAGGCAGTTCAAAGCTCTAACCAGCCGGTCACGACAAACATGACAGATACTATTATCATGCTAATAAATCAATGAGCTTCCTTTGTGCTGGATCACATCTTAGGGGCTGTATAGTACTAGTGCTGGCAGAGTGTGTACTGGTTTATGTTTTGTTTGTCTGTATATATATTTTGCTAGAAAGAATGGTAAAGTCATAAGGGAGTCTTCAATGAAAACTCCGGGTTAAGGGGTccggttcttaaaaaaaagattgaTTCGTCTGGTCGCAATTTTTTATAATCGAGAAAATCTTAGCGCCTCAATTAGCTAGAAACACCAAGGCTAAACATGCACGGCGCAAGCTGGTCTACGCGTTCATGGCATCTTCTGCACATCTTCCACTTGCTGCGACCTGGAAATTCTACCTTCCGTTCACTTCACTCGGCACTGCCGCCTGGCTACGCTAATAAGCTAGAAGAGAAGCTGACTCTACTTCTTCTAACCAGACAGAAATGTGAACTGCATGTAATTAAACACTATTTCAAACTCTGCCAAACCACGACtatattagataaaaaaaacacgACTGTATTGTATACATTCGTCATGCATGTCTAATAAGGAGAGTGGGCCTCCACTTGTtgggctgtgtcatgtacaagTGAGAGAGAGGGTGACACGTGTATCATGATCCGGAGCGCACCAGCAATTGGATGCAGACTCAACAACGACGACCCCCTATTTTACCAAGATTTGTCTCCGGCTTGGATGACAGGATAAATTCGCGCTGGAGCAACACTACAAAACCGTATCAATCTAGAAGGCACCTTTTCAATTGTGTAATGCATACACCGTGCTTAATACTCCCTCTTCTGCAATATTcaaaatacatgatgttttaTGATTTCAATATTTCAAGCTAAATTTAGcgtaattattttaattttaccCTTCCATTAAATAACTTTGTTCTCAATACAAATCTTATTTCTCATACAATAAATAGTatttaaaaaagataaaatagttattttatCGTTTACCTTAACACTTGTATTTATCtttaaaatattatctattttgatacaGATAGAGGAGTAAGTAATTTGTTGCACGGAAAAAGAAGGGACGACAATAGATCTTGTAACAGGATGTAGATCTAGAAGCGTTACAAACTAACGGCAAGTCCCAGGAGGAGGCAGGACTTCTAAAGAAGGTTGCTGCGCTGCGTGCGTGCACGTGCGATTGTTATCGGAAAGGCTTCCCAAGTCTGAAGCCtaatatgcatgcatggcatgTCATGGCAGTCAAGTACAACCGCGGCTGCCCAGACCCCCACCGTCAAATAAGCTGCCGACAGCCTTATAGATTGTGATTTTAAAAAGTTAGATTGTGATTTTAAAAAGTTAGGCCTGTTGGTTTCGGTTGGGTTCTGAAAAATAGTTTATAGATTTTGATTTTAAAAAGTTAGattgtaaaaaattaaattatgaaaagtttttaattatagattctaaaaattttaatgaatattttagtaaaatagattttcacaatcTATCCAAAACTAGTTTCTCAAATTCTCACAATCTAACAAACGGATTGTAAAAAGTTATagcaaaaaattatctatttattttagcttcgaATTATAAAAACTGAAAGTCACGATCCAAAGTCGAAACAAACCGATGAACCTTAGTTTCATAAAAGTCTTCAGATATTGTTCCAAGTCAAATTCGATCCACCACTTGGTGCTGCGCTCACCCACATGCCACATAGATGGCCACATGAGTCACGACCGAACTCTCACCTCTTGTACTGCATAAAGTGCATATCATGTTTATGTTCTAAACTCTTTACATAGCAGCCCAAGCGTCAGACCCCGATTTTAGGGTTCTATTATGCATCTAGTAACAATCAATAGGTTGATATGCATATTTTTAACAGATTAGCATCATAGTTACACTTCGATTACATTACAATACTATAACAAAATCTTACATAAGAATTACAATATTTATTTCATTACAACAAATGTCGACAGActgaataaaaaagaacaacggTAGATAAGCCTAATGCCTACATACAACTTAGGTGTGAACGAAGCCTTATTCTGCTACTTGTCATCATCTCTATTAGCTAAGTCGAAGTTCGGTCCTTCATCTGAATTCAacaatactcagcaagtcctacctcaggAGATTATAGATGTGTTAAGGGGTGAGACAAGGATAAGGCCATATGGCTTAGGTCCTATTTGGTTCAGTTTCTGCTGGCTTTTGCTACTCAGAAGCAGAAAGCTGAACCAAGCATACCGCTTCTGGAAATagcttctaagaagcaaaagctgCCATTATTACTAAAAGGCAGAAGCTAGTCTAGAGGAGCTTTGTAGCTTATGAGAGATGATGTTCTGAGaggtattatatatatatatatatattatatattttatccgTATCAAAAGCCAATTCAAAAACAGCTTTTTTGTAATCAGCTTTTCAACATTACTTTTTAGAAAAGCCTCAGCCTAACCAAACAGATCCTTAGCTTTAGCGGAAAGACAATTTCTTTGCAAAGTAGGTTTCAAAgaatttagaaaaatcaagGTTATTATCCATATTTAGGGTTAATGGTCCAGGGGGGGGATATATCCATCCCGCTAGTTCCCAAATTTTATAACTGACAGACACTTAATTCTCACCAGTTCACGGCACAAACCCGACAATTCCAAAACACGAACAAGTTGTCCACTCACGCATCAAGGAGGTACTCACTAAAGGCTAATAATTGTGTGGCCAAAACTTCGCGCATCCGTGACCGCGGACACGGCTATCCAGATAGGTTACGCTCTGTCATGCGGCGGTGGGCTTCACAACGTGTCAGCAAGTGCTCGGCGCATCGACTACGATGGTGGTGGCTTTGTGACGCTCTCGATTGCATGGTTCGACGGGAGGACTCGGAATGCTAGCGGCCGCAGCAACAGAACAGCTTGGGCAGAGGCTAGGAGAGCACCATGCGCGGGCACGTTCGCATGCGGGCAAAACGCCATCATGGCACAACAACAAGGTGTCCAGGCGCTTAGCGGCAAGCCTAGCGTGTAAGTGCTCACGGGGTGCCTCCTAGGCATTGACATTGCATACCggtggggagagagagacacGGTTCCTCTAACGTATTGCACTGCTACTGTACATCCGCTAACATGCAAACCTGGGGTTCTACGTGTTAGTGGGTGTGCAGTACATTAGAGGATCCCATCCGGGAGAGAGATTTAGATCGGGAGATGGAGACGAGAGGAAGGTGACGACATTGTATAGTGTTGTGGGCCGGTGCGAGCAAGGCAAGCAGGAGATGGGATTGAGGAGGTGTTCGTCCAggccaagaaaaagaaaaaggagagggaaaaaTATAGGCTTTAGCTTGGTTAGAAAAGGTGGGCTCGACCTGATAGGAGAAGGGATGgagggagggaaagagaggAGGGAACTGAGTTGAGTCGAGAGGGGTTTTAGAAAcaggttttttatttttaggaaGAAGCAAAGTTCAAGTTTGAAaggaattcaaatttgaactgcCGACAAAAACTCCAAATAGAAATCCAAGAAAATCCAAAAATGCAGAGTGTGAACTTTGTGCAAGTTTTTGAAATCAAAGTTTAAATTTGGTGGTTTTTAAATGCTGCCAAAACAAAGGGTGCTACACCAAGTATCCTTGAGCATGCAATACTGGAACATGCAACGGACATGTCCTTTCCCCGACACGACGACTTGTTCCCATCTAAACACTTCCAATTGGATATACACAGTCTATCTGCACTGGCGGGGGTGGGTGATTTGAGTTTGAAGCGTGCGTTGTCGGGGCAGAGGATGTGCTGCAGGCCCATTTGTCAGTACGAGCTGTCTCTGAGCAAGGGAGGTGGGGTGGTGACGGACGACCACTATCACCGCCAACTCAGATTTTTAAAGTATTCAATGAAATGTAGCTAATGCCTTGTGTTATGATAATTGTTCTATTGTGCTCATACCACCTTTCCACGGATAAACAGAGCTCGTGACCGTTCTTGAAAGAAGACAATAATAAAAAGATCAACATTTTCCCAAGGAATAGTCTCAAAACGAAATAAAGTCGTCACAATTATTGTTTAACAACACTCAGCAGTCAGCActagaattttagtttcacaTGATTAAAATGCAAAATGTGTAAAGCATGACAGC from the Phragmites australis chromosome 19, lpPhrAust1.1, whole genome shotgun sequence genome contains:
- the LOC133900785 gene encoding LOB domain-containing protein 12-like; its protein translation is MAGSGSGTGSSSPCASCKLLRRRCTQECVFAPYFPPEDPHKFAIVHKVFGASNVSKMLQELPAHQRADAVSSLVYEANARMRDPVYGCVGAISYLQQQVSQLQVQLALAQAEILCVQMNHKGNGHPAAAPASAKQQLQQQRQMDGEVYHSLLLQNGLMMNTLNSTAVHQQQMLGNLGSAGSTAIMLQDACHE